In Pseudomonas lalkuanensis, the following are encoded in one genomic region:
- the csgE gene encoding curli production assembly/transport protein CsgE codes for MSRAPWLAALVLCCALGTARAEDDEIMGFVIDYTISHIGHDFYRSFSERLRDTSKLDFNLVVRERPDARWGSLIWVEYEQRVLYRQFLPPNTAELKPTAYAAADLVLEAIAQQKLQRLLQDTHDMERDEL; via the coding sequence ATGAGCCGCGCACCCTGGCTGGCCGCGCTCGTGCTGTGCTGCGCGCTGGGTACGGCACGCGCCGAAGACGACGAGATCATGGGCTTCGTCATCGACTACACGATTTCCCACATCGGCCACGACTTCTACCGCTCCTTCAGCGAGCGCCTGCGCGACACCAGCAAGCTGGATTTCAACCTGGTGGTGCGCGAACGCCCCGATGCCCGCTGGGGCAGCCTGATCTGGGTGGAGTACGAGCAGCGCGTGCTCTACCGCCAGTTTCTCCCGCCGAACACCGCGGAACTCAAACCCACCGCCTACGCGGCGGCCGACCTGGTGCTGGAGGCCATCGCCCAGCAGAAGCTGCAGCGCCTCCTGCAAGACACGCACGACATGGAGAGGGACGAGCTATGA
- a CDS encoding Ig-like domain-containing protein, with translation MNKWPCLLLTTLGLAIEGTDMAEAALEAVHPGPYTASTGYFPQWYQDGDGLSLELCQSRALSPTGGYMCTLLPEPGQFDDLQPMVFPNNWPGELFWYMAEASIPANAAGYGLEVYTAAVEAAFALEVPRVGDQQSFARIRIRANIPVPGTYVVTHPYGRETFTVTPAQAADDGGRRAINMTRDIGIGAPGIFTGALNGDVGPFLKGPGYPYPGTNPETGEAEQFIGDPNVPSTVTGSPFDTNYVEISGPAGTIRTELFSVSGKVFDSRAATPVEIERASYRRTSQGTRLEVFANGPANAEFCYRETLELVTGGTKPACLADMDNDGSGYFFAHNPSPSVLPPFVVVTGTDPANVTKPTSVSREVTDVVKVSTARFNWADHSLTIEASSSDETQIPDLAAQGFGRMTKAGVLQTLRVTDLSQPPAAVTVKSAAGGADTEPVVVVGSAPAEVPNQPPVAVNDSISTGFGVPVTINVLANDSDADGDVPLSITGLDQPAPGLGSVALNGSTSVVYTPPPVVNSPLVATFTYRAMDVRGQASLPATVSVSVSPNQPPVAIADTGTTLNVPLTLNVLANDSDPEGNVPLTVVNLTQPATGQGTASTNGTSVTYTPPATVTAAFAATFTYQARDAFGALSAPVTVTVQVTPPPAAAENFAVTTSEFTLRSNNRVTWSLDGTSSVTVGNSVRVQVTTTTGLVDLGSVAVPLSGRWRMAVTTTNLVPTAAPTATLTTSTGTVRTVALTPR, from the coding sequence ATGAACAAGTGGCCCTGCCTGCTTCTCACAACCCTGGGTCTCGCCATCGAAGGTACTGACATGGCGGAGGCCGCCCTCGAGGCGGTCCACCCAGGCCCTTACACCGCATCTACCGGTTACTTTCCGCAGTGGTATCAGGACGGCGACGGCCTGAGCCTGGAACTCTGCCAATCCAGGGCGCTCAGCCCCACCGGCGGCTACATGTGCACCCTGCTGCCGGAACCAGGCCAGTTCGATGACCTGCAGCCGATGGTCTTCCCCAACAACTGGCCCGGCGAGCTGTTCTGGTACATGGCCGAGGCCAGCATCCCGGCCAACGCCGCCGGCTACGGACTGGAGGTCTACACCGCCGCCGTCGAAGCCGCCTTCGCCCTGGAAGTGCCCCGTGTCGGTGACCAGCAGAGCTTCGCGCGCATCCGTATCCGCGCCAACATCCCCGTGCCGGGAACCTACGTCGTCACCCACCCTTACGGCAGGGAGACCTTCACCGTGACCCCGGCCCAGGCCGCCGACGACGGAGGCCGTCGCGCCATCAACATGACCCGCGACATCGGCATCGGTGCGCCGGGTATCTTCACCGGTGCGCTCAACGGCGACGTCGGCCCCTTCCTGAAAGGCCCCGGCTATCCCTATCCGGGAACCAACCCGGAAACAGGGGAAGCTGAACAATTCATCGGCGACCCCAACGTTCCCTCGACAGTGACGGGCAGCCCCTTCGACACCAACTACGTCGAGATCAGCGGCCCGGCGGGGACCATCCGCACCGAGTTGTTCTCGGTCTCCGGCAAGGTTTTCGATTCCCGTGCCGCCACCCCGGTGGAAATCGAACGGGCCAGCTACCGGCGCACCAGCCAGGGCACACGCCTGGAAGTGTTCGCCAACGGTCCGGCCAACGCCGAGTTCTGCTACCGGGAAACCCTGGAGCTGGTGACAGGGGGCACCAAGCCAGCCTGCCTCGCAGACATGGACAACGACGGCAGCGGCTACTTCTTCGCGCACAACCCGTCGCCGTCCGTACTGCCGCCGTTCGTGGTGGTCACCGGCACCGACCCGGCCAACGTCACCAAACCGACCTCGGTTTCCCGGGAAGTCACGGACGTGGTGAAGGTCAGCACCGCTCGCTTCAACTGGGCCGATCACTCGCTGACCATCGAAGCCAGTTCCAGCGATGAGACGCAGATTCCCGACCTCGCGGCCCAGGGCTTCGGCCGCATGACCAAGGCGGGTGTCCTGCAGACTCTGCGGGTGACCGACCTGTCCCAGCCGCCAGCCGCAGTCACGGTGAAGTCCGCCGCAGGCGGTGCCGATACCGAGCCGGTGGTCGTGGTCGGCAGTGCGCCGGCGGAAGTGCCCAACCAGCCGCCCGTGGCGGTGAACGACAGTATCAGCACCGGCTTCGGCGTACCGGTGACCATCAATGTGCTGGCCAACGACAGTGATGCCGACGGCGACGTCCCACTCAGCATCACCGGCCTGGACCAGCCCGCCCCCGGCCTCGGCAGCGTGGCCTTGAACGGCAGCACCAGCGTGGTCTACACACCGCCGCCGGTGGTCAACAGCCCGCTGGTCGCGACCTTCACCTACCGCGCAATGGACGTGCGCGGCCAGGCCTCGCTGCCGGCCACCGTCAGCGTCAGCGTCAGCCCGAACCAGCCGCCGGTGGCCATCGCCGACACCGGTACGACCCTCAACGTACCGCTGACCCTGAACGTGCTGGCCAACGACAGCGATCCGGAAGGCAACGTGCCGCTCACCGTGGTCAACCTCACCCAGCCGGCCACGGGCCAGGGCACGGCAAGCACCAACGGCACCAGCGTCACCTACACGCCGCCGGCCACCGTCACCGCTGCCTTCGCCGCCACCTTCACCTACCAGGCCCGGGACGCCTTCGGCGCCCTCTCCGCCCCGGTCACGGTGACCGTGCAGGTGACGCCGCCCCCGGCTGCCGCGGAGAACTTCGCCGTCACCACCAGCGAGTTCACCCTGCGCTCCAACAACCGGGTGACCTGGAGCCTGGACGGGACCAGCTCGGTAACCGTCGGCAACAGCGTGCGGGTCCAGGTGACCACCACCACCGGCCTGGTGGACCTGGGCAGCGTAGCGGTGCCGCTCAGCGGACGCTGGCGGATGGCGGTCACCACCACCAACCTGGTCCCGACCGCCGCCCCGACAGCCACCCTCACCACCTCCACGGGCACGGTGCGCACCGTAGCCCTGACACCCCGCTAG
- a CDS encoding curlin yields MNTATVLRLATLFALGLGSGALPAADLMENFDLAGGNADLASPQGAPLDQQALVRQLGEANVALLTQYGQSLLGQIIQNGSDQEAYILQEGVQNLASISQQGTGNQAYISQSGANNRAGIDQVGANNSATIVQSGEGLNGSITQYGNGLSVQVIQH; encoded by the coding sequence ATGAACACCGCCACCGTGCTGCGCCTCGCCACCCTGTTCGCCCTCGGGCTGGGCAGCGGCGCGCTGCCGGCGGCGGACCTGATGGAGAACTTCGACCTGGCCGGCGGCAACGCCGACCTCGCCAGCCCGCAAGGCGCCCCCCTGGATCAACAGGCCCTGGTGCGCCAACTGGGCGAGGCGAACGTCGCGCTGCTGACGCAGTACGGCCAATCGCTGCTGGGGCAGATCATCCAGAACGGCAGCGACCAGGAGGCCTACATCCTCCAGGAGGGCGTGCAGAACCTGGCGTCCATCTCCCAGCAGGGCACAGGGAACCAGGCCTACATCTCCCAGAGCGGCGCCAACAACCGGGCCGGAATCGACCAGGTCGGCGCCAACAACAGCGCAACCATCGTGCAGTCCGGGGAAGGACTGAACGGCAGCATCACCCAGTACGGAAACGGCCTGAGCGTGCAGGTGATCCAGCACTGA
- a CDS encoding curli assembly protein CsgF gives MNKNRLALWLLGFGLVGSVQATELVYTPVNPAFGGNPLNGTWLLNNAQAQNDHDDPDSSSSAASRQSALQRFTSSLESRLLSQLLTNIEDGNTGSLTTDSFIINMIDDGGELTIQITDRATGEVSEVVVNGLLP, from the coding sequence ATGAACAAGAACAGACTTGCCCTGTGGCTGCTCGGGTTCGGCCTGGTCGGATCGGTCCAGGCCACCGAACTGGTGTACACCCCGGTCAACCCCGCCTTCGGCGGCAACCCGCTGAACGGCACCTGGCTGCTGAACAACGCCCAGGCGCAGAACGATCACGACGACCCGGATTCCAGCTCGTCCGCCGCCAGCCGGCAGTCCGCCCTCCAGCGCTTCACCAGCTCGCTGGAGTCGCGCCTGCTGTCGCAGTTGCTGACCAATATCGAGGACGGCAACACCGGCAGCCTCACCACCGACTCCTTCATCATCAACATGATCGACGACGGTGGTGAACTGACCATCCAGATCACCGATCGCGCCACCGGCGAAGTCTCGGAAGTCGTCGTCAACGGCCTGCTCCCCTAA
- a CDS encoding curlin, giving the protein MFQYKPLAAAILALVSIQALADDSLSNQTQNGFENVAEVQQDAAPSAATQDQTGEGNNAYADQSNGSGTLTQAQNGLFNASTGVQSTEAGSHITHTQAGEWNGAHSEQWFNNNSHATVTQDGDYNSAFSFQDSQIASHVEINQGDSENIANAEQIAGTDNRTTIDQSGIANESGTWQIDQTGSRIGIQQGGELNTAYVDQSQGNSNQVDVFQTGESGYLEVWQTEQENSQVSIDQGGGALNELVVDQSFGSGNLAAMIQSGDTNAAWADQYESIDSTTTVTQGGSGNLALTYQEGDRLGLTVSQTGNDNNVYASNWQGAQEGGQFGADQAVVLSQDGNRNTANFTQEGNFNELYFDQVGDDNTLAVSQRDSNNLAEGSSDGTGNSVEVDQSGSENLSQTFQSAGGGNLASITQTDMNNLSVVSQAGWDNQATVTQSNFNMTANVDQTGTGNTAIVVQQ; this is encoded by the coding sequence ATGTTCCAGTACAAACCGCTTGCCGCTGCAATCCTGGCCCTGGTCAGTATCCAGGCCTTGGCTGACGACAGCCTCTCGAACCAGACCCAGAACGGCTTCGAGAACGTCGCCGAAGTCCAGCAGGACGCCGCCCCGAGCGCTGCAACCCAGGACCAGACCGGGGAGGGCAACAACGCATACGCCGACCAGTCGAACGGCAGCGGTACCCTGACCCAGGCCCAGAACGGCCTGTTCAACGCTTCCACCGGCGTGCAGAGCACCGAGGCCGGAAGCCACATCACCCATACCCAGGCGGGCGAGTGGAACGGTGCCCATAGCGAGCAGTGGTTCAACAACAACAGCCACGCCACGGTGACCCAGGACGGCGACTACAACTCCGCCTTCAGCTTCCAGGACAGCCAGATCGCCAGCCATGTCGAGATCAACCAGGGCGACTCGGAGAACATCGCCAACGCCGAACAGATCGCCGGCACGGACAACCGGACCACGATCGACCAGAGCGGCATCGCCAACGAGTCAGGTACCTGGCAGATCGACCAGACCGGCAGCCGCATCGGCATCCAGCAGGGCGGCGAGCTGAACACTGCCTATGTCGACCAGAGCCAGGGCAACAGCAACCAGGTGGACGTGTTCCAGACCGGCGAAAGCGGCTACCTCGAGGTCTGGCAGACCGAGCAGGAAAACAGCCAGGTCAGCATCGACCAGGGCGGCGGCGCGCTCAACGAACTGGTGGTCGACCAGAGCTTCGGCTCCGGGAACCTGGCCGCAATGATCCAGAGCGGCGACACCAACGCCGCCTGGGCCGACCAGTACGAGTCCATCGATTCCACCACCACCGTCACCCAGGGCGGCAGCGGCAACCTCGCCCTGACCTACCAGGAAGGCGACCGCCTGGGCCTGACCGTCAGCCAGACCGGCAACGACAACAACGTCTACGCCAGCAACTGGCAGGGCGCCCAGGAAGGCGGCCAGTTCGGCGCTGACCAGGCCGTGGTGCTGAGCCAGGACGGCAATCGCAACACCGCCAACTTCACCCAGGAAGGCAACTTCAACGAGCTGTACTTCGACCAGGTGGGCGACGACAACACCCTGGCGGTCAGCCAGCGCGACAGCAACAACCTGGCCGAGGGCTCCAGCGACGGCACCGGCAACAGCGTCGAGGTCGACCAGTCCGGCAGCGAAAACCTCAGCCAGACCTTCCAGAGCGCCGGCGGCGGCAACCTGGCCAGCATCACCCAGACCGACATGAACAACCTCTCCGTCGTCAGCCAGGCGGGCTGGGACAACCAGGCCACCGTCACCCAGAGCAACTTCAACATGACCGCCAACGTCGACCAGACCGGCACCGGCAACACCGCCATCGTCGTCCAGCAGTAA
- a CDS encoding CsgG/HfaB family protein — MNRVLMLVLLLATLQGCGLRQPMPADTKDQIPTLTPRASTYYDLLNLPRPKGRLVAAVYGFRDQTGQYKPTPASSFSTSVTQGAASMLVDALQASGWFMVLEREGLQNVLTERKIIRASQNKPNTPANIQSQLPPLQAANLLLEGGIIAYDTNVRSGGEGARYLGIGASHEYRVDQVSVNLRAVDVRSGMVLANVMTSKTIYSVGQSASVFKFIEFKELLEAEAGYTTNEPAQLCVLSAIESAVAHLIAQGVERHLWQAAGDQPLEQTSLKKYLGAQASIE; from the coding sequence ATGAACAGAGTGCTGATGCTGGTCCTGCTGCTCGCCACCCTGCAAGGCTGCGGTCTGCGCCAGCCGATGCCGGCGGATACCAAGGACCAGATCCCGACCCTGACCCCGCGAGCCTCGACCTACTACGACCTGCTCAACCTGCCCCGGCCCAAGGGGCGCCTGGTGGCGGCGGTTTACGGGTTCCGCGACCAGACCGGCCAGTACAAGCCGACCCCGGCCAGTTCCTTCTCCACCAGCGTTACCCAGGGCGCCGCCAGCATGCTGGTGGACGCGCTGCAGGCCAGCGGCTGGTTCATGGTGCTGGAGCGCGAAGGCCTGCAGAACGTGCTGACCGAACGCAAGATCATCCGCGCCTCGCAGAACAAGCCCAACACCCCGGCGAACATCCAGAGCCAGCTGCCGCCACTGCAGGCGGCCAACCTGCTGCTGGAAGGCGGCATCATCGCCTACGACACCAACGTCCGCAGCGGCGGCGAAGGTGCCCGCTACCTGGGCATCGGCGCCTCCCACGAGTACCGCGTGGACCAGGTCTCGGTGAACCTGCGCGCGGTGGATGTGCGCAGCGGCATGGTCCTGGCCAACGTGATGACCTCCAAGACCATCTACTCGGTGGGGCAGAGCGCCAGCGTGTTCAAGTTCATCGAGTTCAAGGAACTGCTGGAGGCCGAAGCCGGCTACACCACCAACGAGCCGGCGCAGCTCTGCGTGCTCTCGGCCATCGAATCCGCCGTGGCCCACCTGATCGCCCAGGGCGTGGAACGCCACCTGTGGCAGGCCGCCGGCGACCAGCCGCTGGAACAGACCTCGCTGAAGAAATACCTGGGCGCGCAGGCGTCGATCGAGTAG